tctcctctctcctatctCCTCTCttctaggtggcaaaaactaccatatatatttgtaataacttcttttactacaataatttaagcataacttttttaaattaccgtactattgagaaaagtccCATTTTGATACGCATATCCTTAAATTTAGTCTTATTTCACTTTCGGTGGGATCTTATTTCACTCTCGTAAACTAATTAATAATAagctaaaaaaatatgtattgtATCTAAGACCAAATCAATGAAGATACGAGATGTGGAAAACTTGTTAGCAATATATAATTGgtgatgataaaattttttttgatgtaaataatattttcatttcaaataaatttcatgttAGAAATTACaatttgatgatattatataaaaataaaacttaattatcGATGCCAAATTGTCATTATTTCCATAAACAATTTTGTTGATGCCAAATTTTAACTATTGTCCTAGGCAATTTCCagtatgaaattattattagtaaattctttgaaaaatatgtcactaacaatattttttttggaagataGTTATGTATAAGTAGATAAGTAGTAATAATATTCCTTTGCACTTAGATATTGGAAGATGGTTTGTAGTGTACTCTACAAGACTTAGAGCccgtttaataataattttaggaaacgtttttaatctttttaacatttgaaattttttatcatttaagtgttagaaagactagaaacgttttctaaaatcattatcaaacatattcttaTTTGTATTCCCTTTAATCCACCTCAttagaaataattattaaaagggattaaaaaatctcaaatttataaaattagcatctcttatttttttaatttaaagagtgaactaattttaacataaatactcttcaatattttcattatttatatatgtgttttttttaaatgatttttactataaataaataaaaaaaagtgaggaCATTTTGTccaaaatgactttttttttggatgaaGAAAAGTGGTAGATTAGATTTACAATTTGATCTTTATTTTGTGGCTCTATCCGTAGAtaatcttacttttttttttttttttaattgggcCCAGATTTGGATTTCCATAAAACGAGGCCATGAAAGGTCAAAAAAACAGGTGCCATAAGGCCCATAACATACTTTTCCctgatattttatcaaacaaacgCCAACAGGCAACAACCCTTGCCCTTTTATTTTGATCAAGGATGGGCTTCAGATTGGGCCCCATGCCCTAGGCCTACATGTCAAAGTTCAGCCTGCCCAGTTCCCTGCAGCAATGGTTTCGTACATTCCAATTCTGGCGATGATTACTTTGGTacataaaaagtttaatttaaccTGCTGATTAGACCGTTGTAGACTCTTATCATACTGACAGTCTgacacatatatataaatacttttcCCTAATTATTGTATTGTATAGACCATAAATAATATGGATTATTTGTCATGTGCTGATAGCACTTTAAGTATCATGATTCAAAATTGATGTAGATAGGCTTGGAAGATTACTTCCAACTTTGagtaaagaacaaaaaaaaaaaaaaaaaaaaagtcaaggaTTGAAGTATGGTTAAGCTTATGAATCATCTTAAGTTGGACAAGTTGAACAATTGAGATCCATATGTTTAATGTACTTTTTAACACATGCTTTTATCAAACAAAAGTCTTAGATTATggtaataaatcaaacattgaTTTTTTGTATGCCTAACTTTATTGTATACATTGACTATAgcgaaaaaattgaaattaatgtCTTCTTCCTCAAATAAAGAGATGGTATTAGTTAAGATACTAATTCTATTCAAAGCCCTCTTTATGGGCATATCTAACTTTGTAAAAAGTCACAAGTCATGGCTTCAGATGTGTTGAAAAAGCTGTGCAAGGGAATTCAGTTTCATCAATATTGTCCAATAAAATGCTAGAAATTAACAAgtcattaaaattatgattagtTCCAATCACATTGCATGTGGAGGAGGATTGGAGGAGGCTTTCCCCATGTCGAAAGTTCTCAGAAAACACACTAAACAAAGAAACCCACACAAGAGCTCTTATTCTCTTCTGATCATCTGTAATGAATCTCTGAAAATAAGCTAAGAAACAGACATTTCATTCCCATGTGCAAGTCTGGCTACCACTGTCACTGCAGTACCTTAAACCTCACCCCCCACAGAGGAGTCAGACCTCGCTAGCTGTTACAGGGACAAACGACCCAACTCAATGACCCTGTACCAGACAAAAACCCACCAGTCCACTTTAAGGTCACTTGCACAAACGAGGCACTTCATAGAAACCAACGTCAGCTACCTTATTTCCCCTCTCTCCCTCCTTGCATATAAGGCAAAGAACCCACCTCTGCAATCATCTCAAAGTATCAAATCAGTCCTCAATTCCCATCcttttaatggaaaatattttgttgGGTAACATAAAATCCCTCCCATTTACAGCTTTGTATCGGTTTTTCTGCCAACCCAATAAGTCAAAGCGATGTTTCATCAGTTTTCCTTATAAAGAAAGGTTAAAAAACAGCACCTAGGAGATGATCACCGTGTGTTTTCAGGAACCTTCGGTGCACTAATATACCTCTAAGGGTGTAGGTATAGGGTTTTGAGTTTTTTGGCTATTGCATGTGGGCTTCTTGGGTTGGTTGTGGAGACATGAAATAGCTATCGTTTGCAGCACGTACAAGAGTAAAAACAAAAGACGCGTGAAACAGTGCCAATGATGTGAGAGACTTGTCTCTGtgacaaattaattaaataaatgttcTTGAGAGTAATTCTTAATTAAATTGATTCCGCGTAGTTGGTGGCATTTTTTTTAGGAGAGGGAGATAGAGAAATTTCGGGTAGGAGAAGCGTAGAAGCCttctcatttattaatttctttgaatTATTGGTGGACTTTTAGAGGTCTAGGAGACGGTACATGTGAAGTGGGAACCCCATGTAGTGATACTTCCCTTACTGTATGTCCTTTTGGGATGTGGCTGAATTGATTTCCAATCTGTTCTGTGATCTCTCTCTGGTTGAGCCTGCAACTAATGGTAATTCACAGTGTGTAAGAGGGTTATTGATTTTCTTACAACTTCAGAGACAAATGTGTTCCTGCACCTCAGTGATGGATGGATCTAATTTCTGAAGAAAGTATGTCTGTCATTATCTTTAGTATATCTAAATAGGTGAATCACACCCCCAGATGGAAAATGCTTTGCTCACTGGCAAAATCATTCTGACAAGACACAAGGGCAAAACGCCTCTAATCTTTACTTGTGACTCCATCCTCACCATCGCTAATACTATAGTCAGTTTACAAGACTAGGACTCTTTATACTTGATTGTCATTCTGAAGTTATATACTTGCTCATCATTTTTCGTTTGAAAATGGAACTGAACTAAAAGGTCTATAATTCCAATCTCCTCCACACCTTATGCTTGTATGATCGCCTTATCCCGGTGagatagagagaaaataaaCTGAGATGCATGCAAATGAAAGTGCAACATATTTGGAAGACTGAGCTTTTCATTCTATATTCAAATTCCAATGGATTGCACAAGGCCTTTGCAAATTTCCCATAGGAAagggggaaaagaaaaataaaaacgaaaCATAAATTTCTTGAGAAAGAAAGACTGCAGCCTACTTCACCTTTGGCAGATCACCAAGCCTAAGCTCAAGATCAATGTCCTCCATGGAGCTAGGTTTGGGTCCAAGTACTTCTGGTTGGAGAGGATGCCTTTGTTGTGAACAAGGGTTAAGGAAGAACGGCAGTGACAAAACAGCAGTTTTATGTCTTTTAAAGCCGACAGTGGCTTCATCATCATCGGAGCCCGTTGATCGATTTCGACGAGAAACTGAATTCAAGCTCACAGATAAATCAGTTTCCACTGTACTACCCTCATGGCTCTGGATTGCAGattcttcttttgtttgattCTTTTGTAATTCAGCTTTTGAATCTGAGACACTGAGGAGTGTGACTGCCACGGAATCAGACCAAGTTGGAGGGGAAGAACAAGAAGATCCCTTTGGGTGTCCTTGGAGAATAGAAGAGGAATAAGGTGGAGAGACAAAGCTATGCTCACTAAAACTCTCCAGAGTCGATA
This DNA window, taken from Vitis riparia cultivar Riparia Gloire de Montpellier isolate 1030 chromosome 13, EGFV_Vit.rip_1.0, whole genome shotgun sequence, encodes the following:
- the LOC117928464 gene encoding zinc finger protein 10-like, which codes for MGQAQYLMLMNKKHILNSHCQAPMSLFNDSWEEQAFAEDAAGALGGCIWPPRSYSCSFCRREFKSAQALGGHMNIHRRDRARLKQSLSPHNETDLHSQNHGSHKPDSNPGPGFLSSPLSPSRVSALSTLESFSEHSFVSPPYSSSILQGHPKGSSCSSPPTWSDSVAVTLLSVSDSKAELQKNQTKEESAIQSHEGSTVETDLSVSLNSVSRRNRSTGSDDDEATVGFKRHKTAVLSLPFFLNPCSQQRHPLQPEVLGPKPSSMEDIDLELRLGDLPKVK